A region from the Sphingomonas flavescens genome encodes:
- a CDS encoding UrcA family protein, with translation MRQLAFVGAALAGSMLFSATSTARPVKPVVISKRVDPMVRYVSYADLSLTSREGKRLLIHRVYAAVDEVCPVRLTADRVDDTADYDRHYCQDGAWAGARPQIRQAFRAASFGTPLVMTISIAGASR, from the coding sequence ATGCGGCAATTAGCATTCGTCGGAGCTGCCCTTGCCGGTTCGATGCTGTTCTCGGCAACTTCAACCGCCAGACCGGTCAAGCCCGTCGTCATTTCGAAGCGCGTTGATCCGATGGTTCGCTACGTTTCGTACGCCGACCTGTCGCTGACTTCACGCGAGGGCAAGCGGCTGCTAATTCACCGCGTTTACGCGGCCGTGGACGAGGTTTGCCCGGTCAGACTTACGGCAGACCGCGTGGACGACACCGCCGATTACGACCGCCATTATTGCCAGGACGGCGCCTGGGCGGGTGCGCGGCCGCAGATCCGGCAAGCGTTTCGTGCTGCAAGTTTCGGCACGCCGCTCGTGATGACGATCAGCATCGCTGGCGCGTCGAGATGA
- a CDS encoding UrcA family protein, which produces MDARQLACIGAAAFVGSLLVTATASMAKNSQPVVIEKHIDPLTRYVSFADLSLTSKEGKHLLYRRVGQAVDEVCPLSLSSDEAEFAVTYDRLYCKDYAWRGAQPQIRKAIRAAEVGTPLVMTLGITGAQK; this is translated from the coding sequence ATGGACGCACGTCAACTCGCATGTATCGGGGCAGCCGCCTTCGTTGGATCGCTGCTCGTCACGGCCACCGCCTCCATGGCGAAAAACAGCCAGCCGGTGGTCATTGAAAAGCATATCGACCCGCTGACCCGCTATGTGTCGTTCGCCGACTTGTCGCTCACGTCCAAGGAGGGGAAGCACCTCCTTTACCGAAGGGTTGGTCAGGCGGTGGATGAAGTCTGTCCGTTGAGCCTGTCGTCGGACGAAGCGGAGTTCGCGGTGACCTATGACCGGCTCTACTGCAAGGATTATGCCTGGCGCGGAGCGCAGCCGCAGATCCGCAAGGCCATTCGCGCAGCGGAGGTCGGAACGCCGCTCGTCATGACGCTCGGGATCACGGGAGCGCAGAAGTAG
- a CDS encoding LytTR family DNA-binding domain-containing protein, protein MTSRLAVIDDGLLVLLCLAIDHRADPAGLAAFKSSIISLAEVSLETEGAFDFIVQLRFSSLLEFNETLHLMAADLRQFVTHYETSFVCKRFVRSADGDECLWVPCADGRQRVDFSSIIKVTAERDYMRVHARDVSWLLHTTIHKMKQMLDGWGFLHIHRSTIVNRQHVERLLHHHRHWEVLLSDGSVEPVSKSHAAETVRALAEQGSSMEVPIVEKPPKPVEINLRQ, encoded by the coding sequence ATGACATCGAGACTTGCAGTCATCGATGACGGCCTGCTGGTGTTGCTATGCCTGGCTATAGATCACCGGGCGGATCCCGCTGGCCTTGCTGCCTTCAAAAGCAGCATCATTTCCTTGGCTGAAGTGTCGCTGGAGACCGAAGGGGCGTTCGATTTCATCGTCCAGCTTCGCTTCTCGTCTCTGCTCGAATTCAACGAAACGTTGCATTTAATGGCCGCCGACCTCCGCCAGTTCGTAACCCATTACGAAACGAGCTTTGTCTGCAAGCGCTTCGTCCGTTCCGCGGATGGTGACGAATGCTTGTGGGTGCCCTGCGCCGACGGACGGCAACGCGTTGATTTTTCCTCGATCATCAAGGTTACGGCGGAGCGGGATTACATGCGGGTCCATGCCCGCGATGTCAGCTGGCTGCTCCACACCACCATCCACAAGATGAAGCAAATGCTCGACGGATGGGGATTTTTACACATTCATCGTTCGACGATTGTGAACCGCCAGCATGTCGAACGACTCCTGCATCACCACCGTCATTGGGAGGTGTTGCTTAGCGACGGGTCGGTCGAGCCCGTTTCCAAGTCTCATGCCGCCGAGACCGTTCGTGCCCTCGCCGAGCAAGGTTCGTCGATGGAAGTGCCAATCGTTGAAAAACCGCCGAAACCCGTCGAAATTAACCTCCGTCAATAA
- a CDS encoding PEPxxWA-CTERM sorting domain-containing protein yields MKKLVLALCAMGAATLATPAMAANTVDTTIVDPCSAGYVQGAVACQGYYGKNWITGGVGSATTQEQMDAIYALLNGTAQVGDLKPTDNTNSYTPPYTGDFSHVLAAVTGLSGANQFVFSNFYMTGLTVVGAHFGNNTDSDKNNVTAFWLVDLGATPTNAISLNGSGDGTSNAQVFATNVRPAVPEPATWAMMLLGFGAIGMASRRSRKPVLAQIA; encoded by the coding sequence ATGAAGAAGTTAGTTCTCGCGCTCTGCGCAATGGGCGCGGCTACCCTGGCGACGCCGGCGATGGCTGCCAATACCGTGGACACCACAATCGTCGATCCCTGCTCAGCGGGGTATGTGCAAGGTGCCGTCGCCTGCCAAGGTTATTATGGAAAAAATTGGATCACGGGCGGCGTCGGTTCGGCGACCACCCAGGAGCAGATGGACGCAATTTATGCTTTGCTGAACGGCACGGCGCAGGTTGGTGATCTTAAACCGACTGACAACACTAATTCGTACACGCCGCCTTACACTGGTGACTTCAGCCACGTCCTCGCAGCGGTGACCGGACTCAGCGGAGCCAATCAATTCGTTTTTTCAAACTTTTATATGACCGGCCTCACAGTCGTTGGAGCGCACTTCGGCAATAATACCGACAGCGATAAAAATAACGTGACAGCATTTTGGTTAGTTGACCTTGGGGCGACGCCGACAAACGCAATTTCACTGAATGGTTCTGGCGACGGGACCTCGAATGCGCAGGTGTTCGCGACAAATGTGCGTCCGGCGGTTCCGGAACCGGCGACCTGGGCGATGATGCTGCTCGGCTTCGGCGCCATCGGCATGGCTTCGCGCCGCAGCCGCAAGCCGGTGCTCGCGCAGATCGCCTAA
- a CDS encoding pyrophosphate--fructose-6-phosphate 1-phosphotransferase, whose amino-acid sequence MTVRTVAMLTAGGLAPCLSAAVGGLIEHYTEVAPDVRIIAYLNGYAGLLTGKSVEVTDKVRATAKRLHAFGGSPIGNSRVRLTNAEDCIKRGLVQPGEDPLQVAAEQLRRDGVDVLHTIGGDDTNGTAADLAAFLDSHGYRLTVVGLPKTIDNDVIPIRQTLGAWSAAEQGALYARNIIAESSSNPRVLIVHEVMGRNCGWLTAATALAHHQWVKDAGFAEWLENSAARWDVHGVYVPERPFDIAEEAARLRRTMDEQGGVNLFISEGAGVREIVAAMETAGDPVPRDPFGHVQLDKVNPGEWFGRQFAKALGAEKVLVQKSGYFARSAPANDVDLALIRACTTYAVDAALRGESGVVGEDEERRNELRVIEFERIAGGKAFDTSVPWFTQLLRELGQA is encoded by the coding sequence ATGACCGTGCGCACCGTTGCCATGCTGACCGCGGGGGGTCTCGCGCCATGCCTGTCGGCGGCGGTCGGCGGACTGATCGAGCATTATACCGAGGTCGCGCCCGACGTCCGCATCATCGCGTACCTCAATGGCTATGCCGGGCTGCTGACGGGCAAGTCGGTCGAGGTGACCGACAAGGTGCGTGCGACGGCGAAGCGGCTCCATGCTTTCGGCGGCAGTCCGATCGGCAACAGCCGGGTGCGGCTGACCAATGCCGAGGATTGCATCAAGCGCGGGCTGGTCCAGCCGGGCGAGGATCCGCTGCAAGTGGCGGCGGAGCAGTTGCGGCGCGACGGTGTCGACGTGCTCCACACGATCGGCGGCGACGATACCAACGGGACCGCGGCCGACCTCGCCGCCTTTCTCGACAGCCATGGCTATAGGCTGACGGTGGTCGGGCTGCCCAAGACGATCGACAATGATGTGATTCCGATCCGCCAGACGCTCGGCGCTTGGAGTGCGGCGGAACAGGGGGCGCTCTATGCCCGCAACATCATTGCCGAAAGCTCGTCCAATCCGCGGGTGCTGATCGTGCACGAGGTGATGGGCCGAAACTGCGGTTGGCTGACCGCGGCGACCGCGCTGGCGCATCACCAGTGGGTCAAGGACGCCGGGTTCGCCGAGTGGCTGGAGAACAGCGCGGCGCGATGGGACGTGCATGGGGTGTATGTGCCCGAGCGTCCGTTCGACATCGCCGAGGAAGCCGCGCGTCTGCGGCGGACGATGGACGAGCAAGGCGGGGTGAACCTGTTCATCTCCGAAGGCGCGGGCGTGCGCGAGATCGTCGCGGCGATGGAGACGGCTGGCGACCCCGTGCCCCGCGATCCGTTTGGCCACGTCCAGCTGGACAAGGTCAATCCGGGCGAATGGTTCGGCCGGCAGTTTGCCAAAGCGCTCGGTGCGGAAAAGGTGCTGGTACAGAAGAGCGGATACTTCGCCCGGTCCGCGCCGGCCAACGACGTCGATCTCGCCCTCATCCGCGCCTGCACGACTTACGCGGTCGACGCGGCGTTGCGCGGCGAATCCGGTGTCGTCGGCGAAGACGAAGAGCGCCGCAACGAACTGCGCGTCATCGAATTCGAGCGGATTGCCGGCGGGAAGGCGTTCGATACGTCGGTGCCATGGTTCACCCAGCTGCTGCGAGAATTGGGACAAGCTTGA